A window of Bifidobacteriaceae bacterium genomic DNA:
GGCTCGGTCCAACTGGGCGGCAAGGAGCTCACCGGGTTGGGCGACAACGAGTTGACGGCCTGGCGGCGGCGTCACGTGGGCTTCGTGTTCCAAGCCTTCAACCTGCTGCCCATGTTGACGGCGGCCCAGAACATCCGCCTCCCGCTGGAGTTGGCGGGCGAACAGGTGGACCCGCAGTGGTGGGACACCGTGGTGGACACCTTGGCGTTGCGGGACCGGCTGGGCCACCGGCCCAGCGAGATGTCCGGCGGCCAGGGCCAGCGGGTGGCGCTGGCACGGGGCCTGATCACCCGCCCGGATGTGATCTTCGCGGACGAGCCGACCGGCAACCTGGACACCCGCTCCGGCTTTGAGGTGCTGAGTTTCCTGCGCCAATCGGTGCGGGAGTTGGGGCAGTCCGTGGTGATGGTCACCCACGA
This region includes:
- a CDS encoding ABC transporter ATP-binding protein, translated to MQQETSHREGPAVAARGLTKIYGAGEARVLALDSVDVDFAAHCFTAIMGPSGSGKSTLLNLLAGLDTPTSGSVQLGGKELTGLGDNELTAWRRRHVGFVFQAFNLLPMLTAAQNIRLPLELAGEQVDPQWWDTVVDTLALRDRLGHRPSEMSGGQGQRVALARGLITRPDVIFADEPTGNLDTRSGFEVLSFLRQSVRELGQSVVMVTHDPAAAAYAERVVLLADGRLAGEILHPTKESVLAALDELTTVVKV